The Phlebotomus papatasi isolate M1 chromosome 3, Ppap_2.1, whole genome shotgun sequence genomic sequence gaactcacaactttgagagtcgagtcagagatctcatccgcccaagaccgaacggtcttgcctattgggccactgagatcccctctGATTAATCTGATATTCACAGAGTAGATGTTGTGAACATACCTGATTATCCAAACGATTAGCTGTATTTTCGAGTTTGGCCAGATGTCGGATCGACCGTCTGTCCGCAATAACAATACACTTCCTGTTACGATGAATTATATcccataaattttattaaaaccgGTTTAAAGTCTGTtttaccggtttaaaaccgattttaCTATAGTTTATCTAGAATATGGCTACACTagcaaaaataaaaggatcaaattgatccaaatttgatccttttgcgaAGGATGGATCAAATCTTCAAAAGTtcaatgcacatttatcataatagaacatgttaatttgatacaCTTtgtaaaagaatcaaatttggatcaatttgatccttttatttttaccagtgtatgcgATTCCCCCCGTGTTTAAtacagaaagaaaaatttaagaacggcaattatttttttaaattattgtactctggaaattgaattaaaagtCATCAATTTGGGACACATACATAGGAGACAGACCAGTATATAAgatattttagtgatttttctttccaagtttaaaatattttgcattttttttttacacatttttgcgAATTTCCGTGACTTCCGGAATTGTAAAGGGCTTGCATGGATCACTTACCTACAAACCGTAATATTTTCTTCAACCCTTTAAGGAAAAGAAGGGTTTCAAAAACTGTAATGCAAATATTCTTAGATTTCTGCAACCTTCTACTAGGCGATTGTGTATAAAcattaggaaaaaaatattagatagtcagaaaaaaaatatttcctctgTAGGACATCGGTGACCCAAACGTTCTGAAAGGgttaaactgtttttttttttttttgaataaaataaatatgtatTTAAGTCTTGTAATTCAGACTTTAATTTAatgacaaataatattttttagatgTAAGTTTCAAATAATGAATAAAGTTTATCTTTCTCACAAATTGCCTTCAGTAGTGTTCTATGCTTTTTAGGTCTTcagttgtgtaaaaattctataaatagTTGAAATAGTCCTAATTTGCAGTTGCAttataattctcaaaatttaatcaatttcttCCACAATTACCCTAAAAATTTAACAATAGAATTTCAGACAAGagatgaaatatgaataattctgCCTCAAGTCATTTCCTATAGAATTGTAGATGGAATCCTAGAAGCAATATAATCCAATTTTCATCCACTAAATCATGCGAAAGCTCTCTCACAGTCACATTCTCTCCAACGACGAATTCATTTGACCGTGTGAAAATGCTGCTTGGAGGAGATGTCTTGTGGTGTCACATGCAGAAGAATTAGCATCCATTGAGGATGGAAATGAATACGAGAAGTTTACACCTTCTTCGGCGATGTCTCTTTGTGTTAGCATCAGGGTTTGGAGCCTTTTCAGTAGCTACTCGAGAGGAAATACAAAACGAATAGGTTTGGGATAGGTGGGATTACATGAGAATTCAATCTAATTTATCAGAAATGGTAGAAAGACGATGCAGGTAATCCCCGCGTGATACTCCATCTCTTGTTCAGAAGACGGGCTTTCCCTGGGGATGATGCTCTCAATGCGTGTCTCATACTGTCGAGAAACATGAATGACAACATCGTTTGTGGGTATTAAACCCAattacattttcactgtgagcACCATTGCGATCGATATAGTTTGAATTCTTGCACAATGCTCACATAGGCTGATCTCTGAAGTGTGTCCAGGCAATTTTGGGGGTTTCCACCAAGTCTCTTGGGTCGGCAACAGGTACACAGACTCGTTAATTGATTGCGAAACTATTGCTGAAGGTGGCGAAAGGGAAAAGTCACCGCACTGAGTATTTCCTCTACCACCAATGGTCAACTACCAGATGTTGTGGGATATTGTGCACCTGTCTGCACACATACTCTGCAAGAGACTTCATCCCTTTCAGCCAAAATCTCAGGAACACACTAGAGAATTCTCCTTAATCCTGGCAATGTTGTGAATTTTCTCATGCTTGTTTAACACAGATTGGGTGGCGGCATTCCTTGTGGCATGTCTACATATGGCCTCATCGcaatttttgttagaaaatgtttccgaaaaccaaaaaaaatatgtgttcTCACAACAcatgaaatatatttaattttaaaagtcatTCATATCTTGAAATTAAATCACCTTCCTTTACAACCCttctaagaaataaaatgaaaagtttaatattattattttctatcTCATATTGAAGTTTCATAATTAAACTTATAAAATTTATCCGTCATATCAATCAAGGATTGTTTTCAAGCAGAAAGTGTACCCAAAACGAAATgttgaaattgatataaaagtTGTAGATGGGAAATTGAGTTTCGGATAATCCACAAATTCTACTCCGACGTGGCGAGTTTTCGTTGCCGAAAGGTATTATTTTTCCTGTCCAGATAGTCAAAAGCAAGTCAAAAACCAGTCCGTCTGATGGATTTTCATTTCTGCTGCATAACTATAAAGTTAATCCAAGCCATATGCTCAATAGAATACAACTGAAGTGAGCATATAATTGCCACATGGGGAAAATGAACTGGTAGAAGCTCTTGTGATTTCTAGAGGAACTACTATACGTATTATGTGACCGGTAAATTTATGGTTAGGAGCATTAAGAGCTTCGCAGGCAGGAATGAGACAATGCTAGGAGGAAGAAGGTCATAAATTTTTGCCTCTAGCCCCGGAATAATTGGATTGAAAGCCACCACCGAGATAAATCTAGGACTAGAAAGTAATCACCAGAGATGCAACATGATATCATTAGATGGGCAATTAACTGCTATTTTTATTCATGAAGCTTTAACACTCATAACATCTCATGATTTTCAGTGCAAAAAAAGGACTTTTGAtacatttgtaaaaaaatccatcagaatttaataaaatgataattttaaattatttcatagCTTTTAAagtctcattgaaatttcagtgTAAATACATTCCTGGCAAATTGAACTGCCTTGATGGGAAAAAATTATGTTTGACAAAGCAATTAGAGCAGTTGAAAATTCTGTCGATAGAATTCTTGAGCAAAAAAATAATCAgtggaaattcaataaattcatgCTAATGGCAAAGCAAAACACAATTACTCGATGGATTTTTCTGGCCAGAAGACGCTCTGAAAATAAAATGGATTATTGCTCCAAGAGATGATTCATCTGCAGAAGAATAGCAGAGGAAAAGCGCGGGAAGTTTAgtaattggagaaaaaaaaaagtttggtgAGTGGATGATATTGAGTTGGCGAGACAGGTAGTCCATAGAAATCAATTTCATCTCTTAATTGCCACTCGAAGACGTGGAAGCAtgtgaaaatgaaatgaaaaaactTTTCACTTCTCTACCAAATTCCGATATCAATAGTGATAGTTCTGTATTTTCAAGTAATTTCTCAAAGCTTAAAGCTTGATTAAAGTTCCTTTCTTGTGTTACTTTATGAAATGTATATATAAAGTTTAtaaaaactttgaataataagttcAGAGCAAGAGTTATTCTCATAAAGCCATTATACTCTGagctttttgttaaaaaattccAGTACAATGTACCCTATAACTTCTTCGACAGCGTAATCTTCCGTGAACCTAGAACTTTTTCTAAGGAGAACATATTTGTATAGAATATATAGTAAGGTGCGGTAAGCgaatcgttttccgaagagtgctacttaaacgcttgtctttggactgatgaaattcttttttacttcttttaaatccacagaattattcactgtttcattcagaaacacaatataaaaaaatattaaaaatattaaagaaaatttataaaataataataataccgaAATAAGTTAGCGTTCACTAAGTGGATCTCCTTTTCGATAATTGGGTcaatggtcttttaattggatcactcaatttacaagcatattaaaacgagaaaataattttttaatcaatttttaaaatttttgttggattatttcatttaatatttaatgttaaCGGCAATCTTTGGTGTAATATCAGTTATATGAACAACCATTGGAGGAACAAGTTGACCAGTAGCAGACACCATGAAGAGTATTGTGGCAAATTCCTTCGGTCCAGAATTTTTAATCCAGCTGGCACAACACGTGAACCTTTCCTGGCcaatacatttccatcttctGGTGTCAAAaaaaaggcactttcgtcgAAATTAAGAGCCTAGTCTGGTGAAATGGTTGACAGATCGCATTCTGTGAAACACGGGaatttgacctttgatcttctcctcctttattccttgccaacgtttcggagcttgacggctccttcttcaggtatggaaaAAGAATGGTGGGAAAAGGATGTCAGGGAACTGGTTCACtactactttttcacaaatggatgaaaaaaatgaaaaatgtcccAATCTGATCATCGTGATGTCCACTTCATCCAaagaagatcaaaggtcaaaatcccgtgtattcacttcttaaaatttttgatggaatcTTGAATTTGGTTAATCTGCTGAATCAAAAAAATACTACTTCCTTCTTACTATTACTTGTAACTTAATTTTTTGCAACTCTTTAGAAAGGGTTTGAAGTTATTTCTGAATGGCCTATCAGttcaaaaaactttaaaatcagtaaaaataaaagaaattctcaGACGAAATATTCAAAGTCTGAAACACATTGCTTTGTACTAAAACACTATTCAGGATTTAGTATAAAAGTCACAACTTCGGGCATTCTACGAAGCGTTATGCACTAATCCACCTCATTTTTCTCCGTATTTTGTCTTCCACTCTAAAGCAATCATTCGTAAAGTTGACAAAATTTATTCCAGTGTAACTATCAATGACAATTCTGTGCAATTTTTCcatggaagtttttttttcctgcgCTAGATGATTCGTTTCGTAGTTAGTGGGTTGCCTTCTTTAGGAAGTCCAAGGAAAATCACAAATACGATAAGGTGTCTCTGTGACGATAAGAATTCCGATAAGACATTGCGGGAGAATGTACCAGAAGGTTGAATAtttcataagaaaaataattaaaatattgtcattaatattgaaaattgttGACATGTTAATATTAGCGTCAAAGAGTGCGAATTGAATGGATTTACACGCAAGATTAACGACATTTTACGGCTATTGGATTTTTCCATCAATTCACACCTTCAGAATTTGTCAAAGACGATTGGGATAGAACTagtaaaggtaaaaaaaagctACCAAAAACATTGTGTGATATACTCAAGTCGATCGGTAATGCGACGAAAAGCACATCAGTCTATTTTGTGAAGTGACCCAGTGAACAAGTATTTGGAGGAAGCTCCTCAGTAATTCTTTttactttcaaaattaaaatactggATTGCAGTGTGGATTTACCTAAAGTATTTTATCAAATAACTAAAAAATTCAGACGAAGAAATCCTATCAAAATAGGGACTTTTCAACTAAGAAACTCACAATGAAGTACGGCAGTGTTGAGTGCGTCGATGATCCTAGAGAACCTAGGGCTAAGGTTAATGTGTTCCCTCATGACAAATGGCAAATCCTCAAAGATATTGTAACCATATCCCTGGCTTTTATGATGCACTTTACGGCCTTCCAGGGGGTTGGTAATCTTCAGTCTTCGATAAATGCTGAAGGTGGACTAGGGGTAGTGTCCCTAAGTGCAATCTACGCTGCACTCATCTTCTCTTGCATATTTATTCCAACTCTCATGATCAGGAAACTCACAGCAAAGTGGACCTTATGTGTATCTATGCTGTGCTATGTTCCCTACATCGCATTCCAGTTCTATCCTAGATTTTACACCCTAGTTCCAGCAGGGATCCTCCTGGGTCTAGGAGCAGCCCCTATGTGGGCAGCCAAAGCCACCTACCTTACTCAAGTAGGACAAGTCTATGCCAAGATCTCACATCAAGCCGTCGAAGCCATTATTGTTCGCTTCTTCGGGTTCTTCTTCTTCGCCTGGCAAACGGCGGAACTATGGGGAAATCTTATCTCTAGTCTTGTACTGTCCAGTGAAAAGGAAAACAAAGACAATGTTACAATTGACTTGGACATTTGCGGAGCAAATTTCTGTACAGCTCACGTCAATGAAAATTTAGAAAGACCACCAGATGCGgatatttacaaaattacaGGCATCTACTTAGCTTGTATCATTATTGCTGTTGCTATCATTGCCATCTTCTTGGATCCCCTATGTAGGTATGGTGAAAATCGTAAAGGATGTCCTGCTGCAAAACCAACCCCAGTAAGGACTCTAATGATCGCCACGGCAAAACAACTCAAGAAACCTTACCAGATTTTTCTTATCCCAATTACGATATTTATTGGAATGGAGCAAGCAGTTTTAGCAGCAGATTTCACTCAGGTGAGCTTtcttatttttagttttaatgATCTCTCCACATGTTCGCTATATACGAAAAAGTAGGTgtacttaaatttttatagacttcatttgcaatttttatataaaGGGGTTTCTATTGTGTCAAAAACGAACCGAATAGTTTTAGATGAAACTGGTCATAACTTGTTTATTTCATGGTCAAGTTCAAGCATTAGAAATAATCTAAATTTTAAGGTAAAATAAATTAGGCTTAacgatcaaattaaattttctcttcttactgaaatttgaaatttaaaaaatttcatttccctttcgaaaatatgaaaaattctaatttgaaaTAGTAGTAATTTAAAGTAGATTTTAGTAATTTAGAAACATATAAGGAGAAGAAATCATTCAAAGaacatttagaaaaatttccTCAATGAAATTTACCAACGATGGTCTAAAtagttaatttttctgacaCCGCTCTAATTTCATTAGCATCTACTACGTACTTTGCTGACTTTCGATTTTATTAGTCACCTGTTTTTTCGCAATAACACGACATCATCTCTTTCAGGCCTTTGTCTCCTGTGCTTTGGGCATCCACCTTATCGGATATGTAATGGTTTGTTTCGGTGTAGTTGATTCAATCTGTTCCATTATCTTCGGATCGGCTATGAAGCACATCGGAAGAATCCCAATTATTCTTTTGGGTTTTATCATTCACGGATCACTGCTGCTCATGATGCTTTTCTGGCGCCCAAATCCAGAACAGCCAATGATATTCTTTGCAATTTCTGGTCTCTGGGGTGTTGCAGATGCTGTCTGGCAGACCCAAATCAATGGTATCTACGGAGCTCTCTTCAGGCGCAACAAGGAAGCGGCTTTCTCGAATTTCAGACTATGGGAATCTATTGGTTTTGTTGTA encodes the following:
- the LOC129807682 gene encoding UNC93-like protein — its product is MKYGSVECVDDPREPRAKVNVFPHDKWQILKDIVTISLAFMMHFTAFQGVGNLQSSINAEGGLGVVSLSAIYAALIFSCIFIPTLMIRKLTAKWTLCVSMLCYVPYIAFQFYPRFYTLVPAGILLGLGAAPMWAAKATYLTQVGQVYAKISHQAVEAIIVRFFGFFFFAWQTAELWGNLISSLVLSSEKENKDNVTIDLDICGANFCTAHVNENLERPPDADIYKITGIYLACIIIAVAIIAIFLDPLCRYGENRKGCPAAKPTPVRTLMIATAKQLKKPYQIFLIPITIFIGMEQAVLAADFTQAFVSCALGIHLIGYVMVCFGVVDSICSIIFGSAMKHIGRIPIILLGFIIHGSLLLMMLFWRPNPEQPMIFFAISGLWGVADAVWQTQINGIYGALFRRNKEAAFSNFRLWESIGFVVTYASSAALCAKMKLISLLLVLLLGGIGWVIVEIRHKHRESKLKALHEETNGKMVVHHHPVPTEEVNGHAVHEDDEDDNRSDEDDELEEDVVVLEEPHSPHGDGLRFNFSIISFTSITSNPKH